The genomic segment GAAGGCAGTTTCAACGCCTTTCGTCCTTGAATGAGACGAAGGGCGTTTTTTATTGGGAGTCTCCATGTTCAAATTCCTAAGTGGGGGAAGGCAAAATCACTCTATGACGCTCAGCCCAGACGACAGCGACTCCGACCCGCTGCCCATGACGCAGGCGGATACGAACGCCTTCTACGACGCCATTGCCGGCGATTACACCTACTTCTACCGCGATTGGCAAGCGACGCTGGAACGAGAAGGCGGGGCGCTGCGGCGCATCTTCCGCGAAAAAGGCGGGGCGGGCGGCATTAAGACCGTCCTAGACGCTTCGTGCGGGGTGGGGACACAAGCGATTCCGCTCGCCCGCTTCGATTTTGAGGTGACCGCCGCCGACCCTAGCCCAAAGATGCTGGCAAAGGCGCGGGAAAACGCCGCTGCTTTTGGGGTGTTGGACGATATCACCTTCCTCACTGCCGATTTTCTCTCCCTTCCGACAAAGCTCGTCAGCGGCTTTGATGCGGTGATCACGAAAGGGAACGCCCTTCCGCACCTGATCAGCGATGCCGAGATTCTGGCGGCGCTGCGGGGCTTTTACAGCCTCTTGCGCCCCGGCGGGATCGTCCTCATCGGGATGCGTGATTTTGATATTTTGTTAGAGGATCGTCCGCGCTTCATCCCCCGCCATGTCCATGACGAGGCAGCGCGAGAGGTGATCCTCTTTGATCTATGGGATTGGCGCGATACCGACCCGATCACCGTCACCTTCAACACCTTCATCGTCAGCGGCAAGGGTGATCAGTGGTCTGTCACCCGTCACCCCGTCCTTTACCGCGCCTTACGCCGCGCCGAACTGGAGGCGCTGCTTGCCGAGGCGGGCTTTGCCGATATTCAAACACAAACACAGACATGGGAACTTGTGATCACGGGGAGGAAACCGGAATGACCGACACGACAAACCCGCAGACAAAAACGCCAAGCGCCGACAGTGCCTTGGAAATGCCCAAAAACTTCGATTTTGCCGAGGCAGAGCCGCGCCTTTATGCGGCATGGGAACAGGGCGGCTATTTCAAGCCGGAAAGCGCCCCCCCCGATGCGAAACCCTTCGTCATCGCCATTCCCCCCCCAACGTGACGGGCGAACTTCATCAGGGTCACGCCATGTTTGTCAGCCTTGAGGATTACATGATCCGCGTGGAGCGAATGCGCGGCAAGGCGGCGCTGTGGATTCCCGGCACCGATCACGCAGGCATTGCCACCCAATTACAGGTGGAACGGCTGTTAGCCAAAGAGGGCATTCACCGCCAAGACATTGGGCGGGAAGAATTCCTCAAACGGGCCTGGACATGGAAAGAAAAATATGGGGGGACAATCATTCACCAACTGCGCAAACTGGGCGCAAGCTGCGATTGGGATCGCCTTCGCTTCACCCTTGATGAGTCGCTCTCGAAGGCGGTGCGCGAGGCGTTCGTCACGCTCTGGGAGCAAGGGCTGCTCTATCGCGGTCCGCGCCTGATCAACTGGTCGCCCGGTCTGCAAACTGCCGTCAGCGATCTGGAGGTGGAATACAGCGACGAAGCCGCCACCTTGTATTACTTCACTTACCGCATCGAGGACAGCGATCAGGGGATTCCGGTGGCAACCACCCGCCCTGAAACGATCCTCGGTGATGTGGCGGTGGCGGTGCATCCCGATGATGACCGCTACAAAGCCCTGATCGGGCGCTATGCCCTTGTCCCCATCCTGAACCGGCGCATCCCCGTGATCGCTGAAGAACAGGTGGATCGGGAGTTCGGCACGGGGGCGCTCAAGGTGACGCCCGGACATGACTTCACCGATTACGAGATTGGCAAGCGCCACAATTTGCCGATCCTGAACATCATGAACAAAGATGCCACGCTGAACGAATATGCCGGACCATACGCCGGACTCAGCCGCGAGGCTGCCCGCGAAACGCTCTGGGCAGATATGACCGCGGCGGGGCTGACGATCAAAACCGAACCCTATATGCGCACGACGCCGCGCAGCCAACGTGGGGGCGAGATTGTCGAGCCGCTGATCAGCGAGCAGTGGTTTGTGACGATGGAGCCGCTGGCACGCAAGGCGATTGACGCCGTGCGCGACGGGCGAATCAAGATCGTGCCGGAGCGCTTTGAGAAAGTCTATTACAACTGGTTGGAGAACATCAAGGATTGGTGCATCAGCCGCCAATTGTGGTGGGGGCATCGCATCCCGGCGTGGTACGACAGCGAGGGGAACACCTACGTGGTGCGTGATGAAAGCGACCTTCCCCAACGCGACGACCTCCGCCAAGATGAGGATGTGCTGGATACGTGGTTCAGCAGCGGCTTGTGGCCCTTCAGCACGCTTGGCTACCCGGACGAAACGCCCGATTTGGCGCGGTATTACCCGACAGATATTTTGGAGACGGGCTACGACATCCTCTTTTTCTGGGTGGCGCGGATGATCATGTCTGGCTTGTGGTTCACCGACAAAATCCCCTTCCACACCGTCTATCTGCACGGCTTGGTACGCGACGAACACGGCGAGAAGATGAGCAAGATGAAAGGAAATGTCATTGACCCGCTGCTGGTGACGGCAAAATATGGCACGGATTCGCTGCGTTTTGCGCTGCTCACGGGCGGAACGCCCGGCAGCGACATGAACCTCAGCGAGACGGCGATTGAGTACAGCCGTAACTTTGGCAACAAACTGTGGCAGTTGGCGCGTCTGGTGGTGAGTAACCTTGCCGAAGAAGCTGATCTGACGCTCCCCGCACCGGAACGCCTTGATCTGCCCTCGGCGTGGATTCTCTCGCGGCTGAATGGTGTTGTGGCAACGGTGAACCGCCTCTACGACTCCTATCAATATGGCGAGGGCGGGCGGCAAATCCGCGATTTTCTGTGGGACGACTTTGCCAGTTGGTATGTGGAGATCAGCAAAAACGCCTTGTATGGTGGCGAGGCAGCAGCAAAGCGCGATACCCGTGCTGTGCTGCACCATGTGATTGATACGGCGCTGCGTCTGCTGCACCCCTACCTACCGTTCATCACCGAGGAAGTGTGGCGCTACCTTCCCAAGCGCGAAAAACCGTTGATCATCAACACCTATCCCACCGCCGACGAAGGCTATCGAAACGAAGGGGCAGAGGCAGCCTTCAGCCAGATTCAAGACCTGATCGTGAAAATCCGTAACACGCGGGCAACCTATGCTGTCGATCCGGGCAAGCGCATTAGCGCTCTTTTAAGCGGGGAGTCGGCGGAGCGGATCGCCGCGCAGACGGTCATTTTCTCCCGTTTGTGCAATGTCGAGCGGCTGGATGTCCTCAGCGGCGCTGCGCCAGAGCAGGCGGCGGCGGTGGTTTCCGGCGACACGACGCTTTACCTCCCCCTTGCCGGCATGGTTGATTTGGCGGCAGAGCGGGAGCGGCTCTCCAAAGAATTGGCGGCGCTCAGCGCACAGATTGAGAAAGCGAAGGCAATGTTGGGTAATGAACAGTTCGTCGCCCGCGCCAAACCAGAGGTGGTGGACAAAGAACGGGCGAAACTGAACGATCTGACTCAGGCACGCGCCAGTGTGGAGGAACGCCTGAAGGGGCTGTAAACCCTAGTGATCCCGCCGCTAAAGCAGCGGGCTGAAACTGACCACCCCTTCGGGGCTTGAAGGCAAATGCCGCACGGTGTATTCCGCTTTAAGCCCGCGCCCTCGCCGCCTGTGATCGCCCGCCGCTAAAGCAGCGGGCTGAAAGTAGCCACCCCTTCGGGGCTTGAAGGCAAATGCCGCACGGTGTATTCCGTTTTAAGCCCGCGCCTCGCCAGCTGTGATCGCCCGCCGCTAAAGCAGCGGGCTGAAAGTAGCCACCCCTTCGGGGCTTGAAGGCAAATGCCGCACGGTGTATTCCGTTTTAAGCCCCAACGGGGTGATTATGTCTAGCGCGGGCGTTTTAACCCCGCGCCCTCCCCGCATCCCGCCCAGACAACCGCCCGCCGCTAAAGCAGCGGGCTGAAACTGACCACCCCTTCGGGGCCAAATGCCGCACGGTGTATTCCGCTTAAGCCCCAACGGGTGATTATGTCTAGCGCGGGCGTTTTGCCCGCGCCCTCCCCGCATCCTGCCCAGACAACCGCCCGCCGCCAGCAGCGGGCTGAATTGACCACCTGGGGCTTGAAGGCAAATGCCGCACGGTGTATTCCGCTTTAAGCCCCAGCGGGGTGGCGCTAGCGCGGGCGTTTTAACCCCGCGCCCTCGCCGCATCCCGCCCAGACAACCGCCCGCCGCTAAAGCAGCGGGCTGAAAGTAGCCACCCCTTCGGGGCTTGAAGGCAAATGCCGCACGGTGTATTCCGTTTTAAGCCCCAACGGGGTGATCATGTCTAGCGCGGGCGTTTTAACCCCGCGCCCTCCCCGCATCCCGCCCAGACAGCCGCCCGCCGCTAAAGCAGCGGGCTGAAACTGACCACCCCTTCGGGGCTTGAAAACCCTCACCCCCTCGCCCCTGTTTGTCGGTACACTCTTCCCCCACAATGAGGATCACTTTTCTCTAGAGTTCTCTCTTTCTCTATGGAGCGTGTTTATGTCCGCCCTTTATGCCGCCCGTTTGGAAAAACTGTACGGGCTGTTTGGTTTTGACCGCGCCGCTGTTGATGTGATTGCCCTTATTGGGGCAACAAACTTAGCCTACCTGACGGGTGTCCCTTTTGAACCGAGTTCGCGCCCGCTGTTTGCCTTTTTCCGTCCGGGGAAAACGCCCGCTGTCGTCATTCCCGCGCTTGAATTCCCCAAACTAGAGCATAACGCCCCATATGCGATGGAATTTTTCACATGGACAGACGCCGAGGGGGTTGATGTGGGCATGGAACGCGCCATGCGTGAACTGCGCCTGTTCGGGAACAAGATCGGTGTGGAGGGAATGAAAATGCGCTATGCCGAGGGGCAGCTTCTCCAGCGGCACGCTCACCCCGTTGAGATTCGGAATATTGAGGGATGGTTGGCGAAACTGCGCGTTCACAAAGACGCTGCTGAGATCGACGCCATGCGGCGGGCAATCCGCGCCAGCGAAGCCGCCCTTGCCGAGATCATCGCCCAGGTGCGTCCGGGCATGACGGAAGTGCAGATCGCCCGCCGTTTGGAGATGGCGCAAGCCGATCATGGCGGGCAGGGGAATGCCTTTGAAACTACTGTCTTGTCCGGGGCGAAATCTGCCCTTCCGCACGGCAACACCGCGGCTGAACCTGTCCGCGAGGGGGAATTTCTGCTCTTTGATTTTGGAACGAAGGTAGACGGCTATTGCAGCGACATTACACGCACCTTTGTGGTGGGGACGCCCCGCGATGAACTCGTGCGCATCTATGAGGCGGTGTTGGGGGCAAACGAGGCAGGGCGCAAGGCAGCCCGTCCGGGCGTCCCTGCCCAAGAAGTAGACCGCGCCGCCCGCAAGGTCATTGAGGACGCTGGCTTTGGGCAGTACTTCATCCACCGCACCGGACACGGCTTGGGGATGGACGTTCACGAAGAACCGTACATTCGGGAAGGAAATGAGATACTTCTTGAGGCGGGGCATGTCCATACCATAGAGCCGGGCGTTTACATTCCGGGCGTGGGCGGCGTGCGCATTGAGGACGATATGTGGATCACCGAGGACGGAGCGGAATCGTTGACGAACTTCCCCCGTGAATTGCAGCGTATTGGAGGCTGAACAAATGACACTCCAGACGGATACCCGTCTTGATCTGGCACAGATCGGGCAGGCGGCGCGGGAAGCCGGGCGCATCCTTGCCAAGACGCCCACCGCCGCGAAAAATGCCGCCCTGTACGCCATTGCCGAGGCGCTCATCGCCCGCGAGGGGGAGATTTTGGCGGCGAATGATCAGGACATGGCAGCGGGGCAGGTGGCGGGCATGACAGCAGCCCTCTTGGATCGGCTCTCGCTTGCGGGCGGACGCCTTGCCGCCATTGCCGCCGACGTGCGAAGGGTTGCCGAACTGGATGATCCAGTGGGCGAGGTGATCGAGGCGCAGACGCTCCCCAACGGGCTGGCAATAGAACGGCGGCGGACACCCCTCGGCGTCGTTGGGGTGATCTACGAGGCGCGTCCAAACGTCACCGTCGATGTTGCCGCCCTCACACTCAAGACGAGCAACGCGGCGATCTTACGCGGCGGGAAGGAAACGATCCACAGCAACGCCATCTTGGTGCGCGTGATTCGGGAGGCGATTCAGGGCGCTGGCTTGCCCGCCGATGCGATTCAGGCGATCAACGACCCAGATCGCCGTTATGTGGGCGACCTGCTGCGCCTTGATCGCTATGTGGACATGATCATCCCACGCGGCGGGGCAGGCTTGCATCAATTCTGCCGCGAGAACAGCACGATCCCAGTGATCACGGGGGGGATCGGGATTTGTCACCTTTTTGTCGATGAATCGGCAAAGCAGGCGGAATCGCTGCCGGTCATTTTCAATGCGAAAACACAGCGCCCCTCGGTGTGCAATGCGCTGGACACGCTCCTCGTCCATGAGCGCGTGGCGGCGTCGTTCATCCCCCGTGTGGTAGAGCAGCTTGGCGCGGCGGGAGTCACCTTTCATCTTGATCCCCACGCCCTACCCTATGCCGGGGGTGCAGAGTGCTGCCAAGCTGCCGGTGACCATTCGTGGGATACGGAGTGGCTAAGTCTCGTGTTGGGGATCAAGGTTGTCACTGATCTGGACGAGGCAATTCAGCACATTCAAGCGCATAGCACCTTTCACAGCGACGGTATTCTGACCGAAGATGCCGAGAATGCCGCCCGCTTCTTAGAGGAAGTGGACTCGGCGGCGGTCTATGTGAACGCCTCGACGCGCTTCACCGATGGATCGCAGCTGGGCTTGGGGGCGGAGATCGCCATCAGCACCCAGAAACTCCATGCGCGGGGACCCTTGGGGCTTCGCGAACTGACCAGTTACAAATGGGTCGTGCGCGGCGCCTACCATGTACGGACGTAACATCTGCTCATCGCTGATTCTCGGTAATCCCCCGCACGCATGCCTGTAGGGGCGCCCGCCCACACCCGCCTTCACCCGACGGTACCCCATCGGGCTACGACTGACCACCCCGCCCTAAAGGACGGGGCTGAAAACAGGGAAAGATAAAAAATCTGCTTTCAGCACGCGGGCTTTAGCCCCGCGCCCCCTGGGGCGTCCGCGCCTATGACCCCGCGCCTCCGCACACCCTTTCCTTTCACCCATACCTCATATGGTTGCCCGCTACGTTAATCGCTTAGCTATGCATCATTGTGTTCCCCTCGGTAGGGGCATGATCGTGAGCGTCTGCGCCCGTTCCCCACCTAATCGCCGGCGGCGTTAA from the Anaerolineales bacterium genome contains:
- a CDS encoding aminopeptidase P family protein produces the protein MSALYAARLEKLYGLFGFDRAAVDVIALIGATNLAYLTGVPFEPSSRPLFAFFRPGKTPAVVIPALEFPKLEHNAPYAMEFFTWTDAEGVDVGMERAMRELRLFGNKIGVEGMKMRYAEGQLLQRHAHPVEIRNIEGWLAKLRVHKDAAEIDAMRRAIRASEAALAEIIAQVRPGMTEVQIARRLEMAQADHGGQGNAFETTVLSGAKSALPHGNTAAEPVREGEFLLFDFGTKVDGYCSDITRTFVVGTPRDELVRIYEAVLGANEAGRKAARPGVPAQEVDRAARKVIEDAGFGQYFIHRTGHGLGMDVHEEPYIREGNEILLEAGHVHTIEPGVYIPGVGGVRIEDDMWITEDGAESLTNFPRELQRIGG
- a CDS encoding glutamate-5-semialdehyde dehydrogenase, whose product is MTLQTDTRLDLAQIGQAAREAGRILAKTPTAAKNAALYAIAEALIAREGEILAANDQDMAAGQVAGMTAALLDRLSLAGGRLAAIAADVRRVAELDDPVGEVIEAQTLPNGLAIERRRTPLGVVGVIYEARPNVTVDVAALTLKTSNAAILRGGKETIHSNAILVRVIREAIQGAGLPADAIQAINDPDRRYVGDLLRLDRYVDMIIPRGGAGLHQFCRENSTIPVITGGIGICHLFVDESAKQAESLPVIFNAKTQRPSVCNALDTLLVHERVAASFIPRVVEQLGAAGVTFHLDPHALPYAGGAECCQAAGDHSWDTEWLSLVLGIKVVTDLDEAIQHIQAHSTFHSDGILTEDAENAARFLEEVDSAAVYVNASTRFTDGSQLGLGAEIAISTQKLHARGPLGLRELTSYKWVVRGAYHVRT
- a CDS encoding class I SAM-dependent methyltransferase yields the protein MTLSPDDSDSDPLPMTQADTNAFYDAIAGDYTYFYRDWQATLEREGGALRRIFREKGGAGGIKTVLDASCGVGTQAIPLARFDFEVTAADPSPKMLAKARENAAAFGVLDDITFLTADFLSLPTKLVSGFDAVITKGNALPHLISDAEILAALRGFYSLLRPGGIVLIGMRDFDILLEDRPRFIPRHVHDEAAREVILFDLWDWRDTDPITVTFNTFIVSGKGDQWSVTRHPVLYRALRRAELEALLAEAGFADIQTQTQTWELVITGRKPE